In the Acidimicrobiales bacterium genome, GCGCTTCGAGGAGACGGCGGGGGGCCTTGCCGGGGCGGAACCCAGGGACCCGGACCTCGCGTGCGATCTTCTTGAAGGCGGCATCGACCGCCTTCTCGAACTCCTGCTCGTCGACCTCGACCGAGAGCTTGACCTTGTTGCCCTCGAGGGGCTCGACGACGGCTTTCATGTGGTCGCGGAGTCTACGCCGGGTCAGTGCGGATGCCGGGACCCTCTCGGGGCTCACGCCGTGGCCCACGGGAGAAGCGCTCGGGCGCCCACGGGGCAGGACCCGCGGCTGGGTCGGCGTCGAACCCACCGCATCCGGCGCGTGGCGGAAGAAAGGCGTCGGCTTCGAGCGAGTTCCTCCGTGCGGGAGTAGGCCATCTGACCAATTGCGCTCCAAGGGGCATTCCGCGAGAATGCTTGGAGAGCTAACGGGCGCTGCAAAAGGCGGAGAACGTCGTATTTCTCCGGCGTCGAGCAGATCAGGTACCCGGAGTTCACGGCAGGGGAATGCGGGCGGACAGGACAAAGCGCCCGCCAGACTGGGGGGTTCGAAATGAAGGCAGATGTTCGCGCGCACGTTGCCGACGTTGACGTGCGTCGCGCTTTGGCGCGGATCACGGCGCTTCTCCAGTCCGCCTATGCCCACACGGGGGTCCCGACCGAGACCCGTCACTGCCTCGACCAGCTCTCTGCCGAGGTCGAAGGGCTCACCGAGGTCTACGGGCGCCTGACGCAGCCCGGGGCCGGTGCGGGAGGTACTGCCGTCGGCCCGGCCGTGCGCGACGCGCTCTTCCTGGGAAGCATCGGCGCCCCCTCCCGTCCATCAACGGATCCCGAAGCCCAGCTCCGAAAGCTCACTCCCCAGGAGCGGAGGATCCTCGACTTCATCGCCGAAGGCTGCACGAACCGCCAGATCGCGACTGAGCTGTTCCTGGCCGAGAAGACCATCAAGAACTACGTCTCGAACATGCTCCGCAAGCTGGGCATGGAGCGCCGCACCCAGGCCGCCGTCTTCGCCACCCGCCTCGACCAGACCTCGACGTCGGACGCGAAGGCCAGAAGCGCTTTCGCCGAAGCTGCGTGTACGTGACTTCCGTCCCGGCTCGCCCGATCCGCCGGCGCCCGTCGTCGGCCGTCGTCGGGACCGCGACGTGAGCCGGAGCAGTCCGACGGCGTCTCACCCGTCGCCTCGTCGGGGTCGGGCGGCCGTTCTCGCCCTGGTCATCGCGCTCGTCGCGACACTCCCCTTCGTGACGCCGGTCCGCGCCGCCAGCCCGTGCGACCCCCCGGTCACCAGCATCATCGCCTGCGAGAACTCCAAGCCGGGGAACCCGGAGAGTGAGTGGGACGTCACCGGAGCGGGGGACACGTCGATCCAGGGCTTCACCACCGACGTGAGCGTCAACGTCGGGGGGACCGTCGGGTTCAAGGTCAACACCAACGCCCGCTCGTACGTCCTGAACATCTACCGGGTCGGCTACTACGGCGGAGCGGGCGCCCGGAAGATCGCGACGGTCTCCCCGTCGGTCGGACTTCCCCAGAGCCAGCCCGCCTGCATCAACCAGTCGTCCACCACCGGCCTGGTCGACTGCGGGAACTGGGCGCTGTCCGCGTCCTGGTCGGTGCCGTCCACCGCCGTTTCCGGTGTCTACATCGCCCGGCTCGTCCGCTCCGACACGGGCGGAGCAAGCCACATCCTGTTCGTGGTCCGAGACGACTCGAGCCACTCCGATCTGCTGCTGCAGACGTCGGACACCACGTGGACCGCATACAACTCTTACGGCGGGAACAGCTTGTATGTCGGCCAGCCCGCAGGCCGGGCGTACAAGGTCAGCTACAACCGGCCCCTCATCCTGCGCGGCGACCAGTACATGCGGGCGAACTTCTTCGCCAATGAGTACCCGATGGTCCGATGGCTGGAGTCCAACGGCTACGACGTGTCGTACACGTCCGGAGTGGACACCGAGCGGGCGGGAGCACGCATCCAGCAGCACGGGACGTTCATCTCCTCCGGCCACGACGAGTACTGGTCCGGAGGCCAGCGGGCGAACGTGGAGGCGGCCCGCGACGCGGGCGTGAACCTTGCCTTCTTCAGCGGGAACGAGGTGTTCTGGAAGACGCGTTGGGAGAACAGCGTCGATGCCTCCTCCACCGCCTACCGCACCCTCGTGACGTACAAGGAGACGAAGGCGGGGGCCAAGATCGACCCAAACCCGGCGTGGACGGGGACGTGGCGGGACCCGAGGTTCAGCCCGCCGGCGGACGGGGGGCGGCCCGAGAACGGGCTCACGGGCACCATCTTCACCGTCAACTGCTGCTGGGCGGCGTCCATCAAGGTTCCCGAGGACGACGGCAAGCTGCGCTTCTGGCGAGGCACGAGCGTCGCCTCGCAACCCACGGGCGGCGTCGCCACGCTGGCGGCCGGGACGCTCGGGTACGAGTGGGACGAGGACCTCGACAACGGGTCTCGCCCCGCCGGA is a window encoding:
- a CDS encoding response regulator transcription factor; translation: MARITALLQSAYAHTGVPTETRHCLDQLSAEVEGLTEVYGRLTQPGAGAGGTAVGPAVRDALFLGSIGAPSRPSTDPEAQLRKLTPQERRILDFIAEGCTNRQIATELFLAEKTIKNYVSNMLRKLGMERRTQAAVFATRLDQTSTSDAKARSAFAEAACT
- a CDS encoding N,N-dimethylformamidase beta subunit family domain-containing protein — encoded protein: MTPVRAASPCDPPVTSIIACENSKPGNPESEWDVTGAGDTSIQGFTTDVSVNVGGTVGFKVNTNARSYVLNIYRVGYYGGAGARKIATVSPSVGLPQSQPACINQSSTTGLVDCGNWALSASWSVPSTAVSGVYIARLVRSDTGGASHILFVVRDDSSHSDLLLQTSDTTWTAYNSYGGNSLYVGQPAGRAYKVSYNRPLILRGDQYMRANFFANEYPMVRWLESNGYDVSYTSGVDTERAGARIQQHGTFISSGHDEYWSGGQRANVEAARDAGVNLAFFSGNEVFWKTRWENSVDASSTAYRTLVTYKETKAGAKIDPNPAWTGTWRDPRFSPPADGGRPENGLTGTIFTVNCCWAASIKVPEDDGKLRFWRGTSVASQPTGGVATLAAGTLGYEWDEDLDNGSRPAGLVGLSSTTIDVSQKLLDFGDTYGNGRATHRLTLYGAPSGALVFGAGTVRWSWGLDEVHDDGSSTADVRMQQATVNLLADMDAQPATIQAGLTAASKTSDTTAPTASITAPAAGASYTNGSTITVVGTASDGGGGRVGGVEVSLDGGASWHPATGRQSWSYSGRATGLGPTTVKARATDDSGNISPTPASVNVTVNCPCSLFATSAVPTVTSSSEAAALELGVKFSSDVNGSVTGVRFYKGTGNTGTHTGTLWTSGGTRLATATFTAETGSGWQQVTFPSPVAISAGATYVASYYTPSGRYAVDGNYFAVAVDSPPLHAVKSTANSGNGVYFYGAGFPYQSYNASNYWVDVVFTASTTPDTVAPTVTSTSPAAGANGVATGAKPQATFSEAV